From Miscanthus floridulus cultivar M001 chromosome 15, ASM1932011v1, whole genome shotgun sequence, the proteins below share one genomic window:
- the LOC136506907 gene encoding uncharacterized mitochondrial protein AtMg00810-like, giving the protein MSNCKPATTPVDDKQKLSVHDGDPEMDATFYRSITGALQYLTLSRPDIAYAVNQACLYMHKPRAAHWNLVKRILRYLRGTIDHGLRISVSSTTDLKAYSDADWAGCPDTRRSTSGYCVYLGDSLVSWSSKRQQTVSRSSAEAEYRGVANAAAECCWIRNLLHELHVHINKATIS; this is encoded by the exons ATGAGCAATTGCAAACCTGCCACCACTCCAGTTGATGACAAGCAGAAGCTGTCTGTCCACGACGGCGACCCGGAGATGGACGCCACGTTCTACCGCAGCATCACCGGGGCTTTGCAATACCTGACACTCTCGCGGCCAGATATCGCGTATGCTGTCAACCAGGCCTGCTTGTACATGCACAAGCCACGGGCTGCACATTGGAACCTGGTGAAGCGCATCCTTCGCTACCTGCGCGGCACTATCGATCACGGTCTCAGGATCTCGGTGTCGTCCACTACTGATCTGAAGGCTTACTCTGACGCTGATTGGGCTGGGTGCCCAGACACACGGCGATCAACGTCAGGATACTGTGTCTACCTCGGAGATTCACTGGTGTCATGGTCCTCCAAGAGGCAGCAGACTGTATCGCGCTCCAGCGCTGAAGCCGAGTACCGGGGAGTCGCCAATGCCGCGGCGGAGTGCTGTTGGATTCGAAATCTGCTTCACGAACTACATGTGCACATCAACAAGGCGACA ATATCATGA